From the genome of Burkholderia pyrrocinia:
GACCGTCACGCGGTCGCCGTTCTTGGCTGCGGTATCCGCGCCGCCGTCGCCATGGTCGCCGGCTTCGCCGCGTGCGTGGAAGTGCACGCGCTGCTTGCGCAGGATGTCCAGCGTGCGGTCGATTTCGGCGTCGCCGATCGACGTCGTCGAGCGCTCGACTTCAGCCGTCGCCAGATCGCCGATCTTCACTTCCGGGTAGACCTCGAACGTCGCGTCGAACGCGTACGCATCTTCAGCCTGCTCCTGCTTCGGCTCGAAGCTCGGCTGGCCGGCAACGCGCAGGTTTTCCGCGCGGCTGATCGTGAAGAATTCCTGGCCGATCTTGTCGCTCAGCACTTCCGCCTCGACCTGACCCGCGTACTGTTGCGCGACCATCTTCAGCGGCACCTTGCCCGGGCGGAAACCCGGCATGCGCACGTTCTTCGCGAGTTTCTGGATACGGGCGTCGATTTCCTTCTGTACCGTGTCTTTCGGCAAAGAAATCGTCACGCGGCGTTCAAGCTTGCCGAGGTTCTCAACAACGTTAGCCATGGCTTCAATCGTCCTAAAATTATTCGAGCGAATCGGGTTTTCCTTGCCGTGCCTGCCTGCGGCGCTACTGCGACACGCATACACGCCGCGCCGGAGCGCCACGCCATCCCTGCACGCGCCGGATGGCTAGCGCAAGCGGCTCGGAGCACGGCTTTGGCCGGAAGAATCGACTATTCTAGCAAACAATTTTCCTCGCACCGCCAGTTCGGCTCGACGCGCATGCGTCCCCGCCGTGTCGGCAGCCCCTTGCACGGCGATGCGCGCGGATCGCCGCTATGCCGAACGCCGTATCCACCGCGGGCCCGCCATCCTGTAAGCTCCGATTGAGGGTGCGCCGTCGTCGCGCCCCATTAATTCTTCACACCAATCACGCCTTCCGGAGACACCATGCCGCAACACCCGTCCGCGCCTGTCGTCGTCATCGCGCCCGATTCGTTCAAAGGCTCGCTTTCCGCCGAGCAGGTCGCGGACGCGATCGCCACCGGCATCCGCCGCGCCCGCCCCGACGCGGTCGTGCGCTGCTGCCCGATGGCCGACGGCGGCGAAGGTACGCTCGACGCGATGCTGGCAGGCGGCGGCACGCGGCGCTCGCTGCGGGTGGCCGGCGCGTCGCTCGCGGCACGCGACGCGGCGGTCGGCGTGATCGACGCGCGCACCGCGATCGTCGAGACGGCCGAGATCGTCGGCATTACGGACCCGGTCGGCATGAGCGTGCCGGTCGACGCGCGCAGCACGCGCGGGATGGGCGAGGCGATCCGCGCGCTGCTCGACGACGGCGTGCGCCGCTTCTTCGTCGCGCTCGGCGGCAGCAGCACCAACGACGCGGGCGCCGGGCTGCTCGCGGGCCTCGGCCTGCAATGCTTCGACGCGGGCGGCCAGCCGGTCGAACCCGTGCCGTCGCGGCTCGCCGACATCGCGCGCATCGACGCGTCGGGGCTCGACCCGCGCCTGAAGGAAACGGAATTCGTCGGCATGTCCGACGTCGACAACCCGCTGACGGGCGCGCACGGCGCGACCGCCGTGTTCGGCCCGCAAAAGGGCGTGACGCCCGCGCAGGTTGCGACCCTCGACGCCGCGCTCGGCCATTTCGCCGACCTGCTCGAGGCCGCGCTCGACCGGCGCGCGCGCGACCTGCCCGGTGCCGGCGCCGCGGGCGGCCTCGGTTTCGCGCTGCACATGCTCGGCGCGCAGTTCGAAGCCGGGGCCGAAGTGGTCGCGCGGCAGGTCGGACTCGATGCGGCGCTCGCCGGCGCCGACTGGCTGATCACCGGCGAAGGCCGCTCCGACGTGCAGACGCTGCACGGCAAGGCGCCGTTCATCGCGTGCCGGCACGCGCAGACCGCCGGCGTGCCCGCGTCGCTGCTGTCCGGCACGGTCGACCCGGCCGCGCTGCCGCGCCTGTCCGAACATTTTTCCGGCTGCTTCTCGCCGGCTCCCGGGCCGATCACGCTCGACGTCGCGATCCGCGACGCGGCGAACCTGCTCGCGAACGAAGCGGAGCAATTGACGCGCCTGAAATACGGCGCACACTGACCGTTGACCCGAGCGCGCGATACAGGAACAATCGGGCCCGCCCTTTTTCTTCAGGATTCGACATGAAAGGCCGTCAAGCCGGGCTCGATCAGTATCTGACCTATCGCCTCCACGCGCTCACGAAGCGATCCGACCGCGGGATCGGCGAGGTGTACCGGCACAAGCTCGACATCTCGCTGCCCGAAGCGCGCGTGATCGCCGCCGTCGGCGCGTTCGGTCCGTTCTCGATCATGGATCTCGCGCGCCACACCAATCTCGACAAGAGCCAAGCGAGCCGCGCGGCCGAAGCGCTGCTGCGCCAGGGGCTGCTCGAGCGCAGCGCGAGCGACGAGGATGGCCGGATCGTGCTGATCGCGCTGACCGCCGACGGCCGCGCACTGCATCGCAAGATCATGCCGATCGTGCGCAAGTGGAACGACGGGTTGCTCGCGTGCCTGTCCGACAGCGAACGCCAGACGTTCGAGCGGCTGCTCGACAAGGTCGTCGCGC
Proteins encoded in this window:
- a CDS encoding glycerate kinase produces the protein MPQHPSAPVVVIAPDSFKGSLSAEQVADAIATGIRRARPDAVVRCCPMADGGEGTLDAMLAGGGTRRSLRVAGASLAARDAAVGVIDARTAIVETAEIVGITDPVGMSVPVDARSTRGMGEAIRALLDDGVRRFFVALGGSSTNDAGAGLLAGLGLQCFDAGGQPVEPVPSRLADIARIDASGLDPRLKETEFVGMSDVDNPLTGAHGATAVFGPQKGVTPAQVATLDAALGHFADLLEAALDRRARDLPGAGAAGGLGFALHMLGAQFEAGAEVVARQVGLDAALAGADWLITGEGRSDVQTLHGKAPFIACRHAQTAGVPASLLSGTVDPAALPRLSEHFSGCFSPAPGPITLDVAIRDAANLLANEAEQLTRLKYGAH
- a CDS encoding MarR family winged helix-turn-helix transcriptional regulator translates to MKGRQAGLDQYLTYRLHALTKRSDRGIGEVYRHKLDISLPEARVIAAVGAFGPFSIMDLARHTNLDKSQASRAAEALLRQGLLERSASDEDGRIVLIALTADGRALHRKIMPIVRKWNDGLLACLSDSERQTFERLLDKVVAHATERDD